Proteins from one Kiritimatiellia bacterium genomic window:
- the cysK gene encoding cysteine synthase A has product MGRIFADNSLSIGRTPLVQINRITKGAKARVVAKIEGRNPAYSVKCRIGASMIWDAEERGVLKPGMEIVEPTSGNTGIALAYVAAARGYKLTLTMPETMSIERRRVLAAFGANLVLTPGPEGMRGAVKRAEEIAMSDPEKYFLPQQFKNPANPAIHEKTTGPEIWEDTDGQIDVLVAGVGTGGTITGVSRFIKKKMGKQILSVAVEPRESPVITQRLNNQELKPGPHKIQGIGAGFIPDTLDLNMVDRVEQVSSEEAVEMARRLATEEGILAGISCGAAMAVADRLARQDEFAGKLIVVVLPDAGERYLSTVLFQGIGV; this is encoded by the coding sequence ATGGGAAGAATTTTTGCAGACAATTCGCTTTCGATTGGGCGCACGCCGTTGGTTCAAATCAATCGCATCACAAAGGGTGCGAAGGCGCGCGTGGTGGCCAAAATCGAGGGCCGGAATCCCGCGTATTCCGTGAAATGCCGAATCGGCGCATCCATGATTTGGGATGCCGAGGAACGGGGCGTGTTGAAGCCGGGCATGGAAATTGTTGAGCCCACCAGCGGGAATACGGGAATCGCGCTTGCCTACGTTGCTGCGGCGCGGGGTTACAAGCTGACGCTGACGATGCCCGAGACCATGAGCATCGAGCGACGGCGCGTGCTGGCGGCGTTTGGGGCGAACCTCGTTTTGACGCCGGGACCGGAAGGCATGCGCGGCGCAGTGAAGCGGGCGGAAGAAATCGCGATGTCCGATCCGGAAAAGTATTTCCTTCCTCAGCAATTTAAGAATCCGGCGAATCCGGCCATTCACGAGAAAACGACAGGCCCGGAAATTTGGGAGGACACAGACGGCCAGATTGACGTGCTGGTGGCTGGGGTCGGTACGGGAGGGACGATCACCGGCGTGTCGCGGTTCATCAAGAAGAAGATGGGCAAGCAAATTTTGTCGGTTGCGGTGGAGCCGCGGGAAAGTCCGGTCATCACCCAGCGCCTGAACAATCAGGAGCTCAAGCCCGGGCCGCACAAGATTCAGGGGATTGGTGCAGGATTCATTCCGGACACACTGGACCTGAACATGGTTGATCGGGTTGAGCAGGTCAGCAGCGAGGAGGCGGTGGAGATGGCGCGGCGACTGGCGACTGAAGAAGGTATTCTCGCAGGGATCTCCTGCGGCGCCGCAATGGCCGTTGCGGACCGGCTCGCCCGACAGGATGAGTTTGCCGGCAAACTGATCGTGGTCGTACTGCCAGATGCCGGCGAGCGGTATTTGTCGACGGTTCTGTTTCAGGGGATCGGCGTCTAG
- a CDS encoding Rrf2 family transcriptional regulator: MISNRCHYALRAMLELALQEGRGPLTISEIASAQNIPVRFLEAIMRQLKLAGLADSLRGKTGGYFLGRPAEQIHIGEILDLFEGPFFTNSEQVGPHVIREAESDVFAPIWREADESLRAVFRRHTLARLAELEQQRRDAAAQNYSI; encoded by the coding sequence ATGATCTCGAATCGATGCCATTATGCGCTTCGCGCGATGTTGGAGCTGGCGCTGCAGGAAGGGCGGGGTCCGCTGACCATCAGCGAGATCGCGTCGGCGCAAAACATTCCCGTCCGTTTTTTGGAGGCGATCATGCGCCAATTGAAGCTGGCGGGGCTCGCCGATTCGCTGCGCGGCAAAACGGGCGGCTACTTTCTGGGGAGGCCGGCCGAACAGATCCACATTGGCGAGATCCTGGACCTATTTGAGGGGCCGTTTTTTACAAACAGCGAGCAAGTGGGGCCTCACGTCATTCGCGAGGCCGAATCGGATGTCTTTGCCCCGATTTGGCGTGAGGCGGATGAATCGCTCCGCGCTGTATTTCGGCGTCACACCCTTGCGCGCCTGGCCGAGCTGGAGCAGCAGCGCCGGGATGCAGCGGCGCAGAATTACTCGATATGA
- a CDS encoding phosphoadenylyl-sulfate reductase produces MKMAGFQDAWAGVDLDDARAVLERALELYHPRIALACSFSIEDAVVLDMLMAIRTDARVFAIDTGRLNPETYECAEALRRRYGVKIEWYFPRHEAVEKLEREKGLFSFRESLENRKECCGIRKVEPLQRALAGLDAWITGLRREQSVTRSGLEPVERDEAHGGIAKINPLATWTLDRVWAYVREHSIPYNALYDVGYASIGCAPCTRAIRPGEDPRAGRWWWENPEHKECGLHLRPR; encoded by the coding sequence ATGAAGATGGCCGGTTTTCAGGACGCGTGGGCCGGGGTGGACCTCGACGACGCCCGCGCGGTGCTGGAGAGGGCGCTTGAGCTATATCATCCGCGGATCGCCCTCGCGTGCAGCTTCAGCATCGAGGATGCCGTCGTCCTCGACATGCTCATGGCGATTCGGACCGACGCGCGCGTGTTTGCAATCGACACGGGCCGTCTGAACCCCGAGACCTATGAATGCGCAGAAGCGCTCCGCCGCCGATACGGCGTGAAAATCGAGTGGTACTTTCCCCGCCACGAGGCTGTCGAGAAATTGGAGCGGGAGAAGGGCCTGTTTTCTTTTCGGGAAAGTTTGGAGAACCGCAAGGAGTGTTGCGGCATCCGGAAAGTGGAGCCGCTGCAGCGGGCGCTTGCGGGGCTGGATGCATGGATCACTGGTTTGCGCCGGGAGCAGAGCGTGACGCGCAGCGGGCTGGAGCCGGTGGAGCGCGACGAGGCGCACGGGGGGATCGCGAAGATCAATCCGCTCGCCACATGGACACTGGACAGGGTGTGGGCCTACGTCCGCGAACATTCTATCCCCTACAACGCGCTATACGATGTTGGTTACGCGTCGATCGGATGCGCACCTTGCACGCGCGCGATCCGGCCGGGCGAGGATCCGCGCGCCGGACGTTGGTGGTGGGAGAATCCCGAGCACAAAGAGTGCGGATTGCACCTGCGCCCTCGGTGA
- the cysD gene encoding sulfate adenylyltransferase subunit CysD, which produces MKYRLSHLDALEAESIYIMREVAAEFERPVLLFSGGKDSICLLRLAEKAFRPAKFPFPLLHIDTGHNFPELLEFRDRRATELGERLIVRTVEDAIARGIARPTPGETSRNRLQTPTLLAAIEEFKFDCAIGGARRDEEKSRAKERIFSFRDTFGQWDPKNQRPEVWNLYNTRIHPGEHMRVFPLSNWTELDVWQYIDRENLEIPSIYFSHRRKVVRRDGQWLPVSDLITLKPNEEVCELDVRVRTIGDISCTGCIESRASSVKEIIAEIAAARVTERGSRADDKRSETSMEDRKREGYF; this is translated from the coding sequence ATGAAATACCGATTGTCACATTTGGATGCGCTTGAGGCCGAGTCGATCTACATCATGCGGGAGGTTGCTGCCGAGTTCGAGCGGCCTGTGTTGCTGTTTTCCGGCGGCAAGGATTCGATCTGCCTGCTGCGACTGGCGGAAAAGGCCTTTCGGCCGGCAAAGTTTCCCTTCCCGCTGCTTCACATTGACACGGGTCATAACTTTCCCGAGCTGCTCGAATTCCGCGACCGCCGCGCCACCGAGCTGGGCGAAAGACTCATCGTGCGCACCGTGGAGGACGCGATCGCGCGCGGGATCGCGCGCCCTACGCCCGGCGAGACGAGCCGCAACCGCCTTCAGACGCCTACGCTGCTTGCCGCCATCGAGGAGTTCAAATTCGATTGCGCGATCGGCGGAGCTCGGCGCGACGAGGAAAAATCCCGCGCCAAGGAGCGCATTTTTTCCTTTCGCGACACCTTCGGGCAATGGGACCCTAAGAACCAGCGTCCGGAAGTGTGGAACCTGTACAACACGCGCATTCATCCGGGCGAGCACATGCGCGTGTTTCCGCTTAGCAACTGGACCGAACTCGATGTCTGGCAGTACATCGACCGTGAGAACCTCGAGATTCCATCGATCTATTTCAGCCATCGCCGGAAAGTGGTTCGCCGCGACGGGCAGTGGCTGCCGGTCAGCGACCTGATCACGCTGAAGCCGAATGAGGAGGTCTGCGAGCTCGACGTCCGCGTGCGAACGATCGGCGACATTTCGTGCACCGGCTGTATTGAGTCGAGGGCATCGAGCGTCAAGGAGATCATTGCCGAGATCGCCGCCGCGCGCGTTACGGAGCGCGGCAGCCGGGCCGATGACAAGCGCTCCGAAACCTCGATGGAGGACCGGAAGCGCGAGGGCTATTTTTGA
- a CDS encoding GTP-binding protein, producing the protein MFTHALNEHSELLRFSTSGSVDDGKSTLIGRLLYDTKLIFEDTLEALKRSADLTGEGTINLANLTDGLRAEREQGITIDVAYRYFATPRRKFIVADTPGHIQYTRNMVTGASTANLAIILVDARLGVVEQTRRHAYIASMLRIPHLVVCVNKMDLVGFSEATFNAIREEFMDFAARLEIRDIAFIPISALLGDNVVERSANMPWYSGPPLLRHLEEVYIGTDWDLTSPRFPVQYVVRPRDDRWHDFRGLAGQIMGGVFKVGDPVKVLPSGKVSRIAGIHTYDGPRDEAFAPMSVQILLADDLDVSRGDMLAHPDNLPYVASDLEARVCWMHEEPLRPNRKYAIRHTTRFTRCIVREIRSRFDFTTLQAQRPAPELGLNDVGRISLRTMSPICFDPYERNRYTGSFILIDEATNATVAAGMILEPPKSMPATDEAEYII; encoded by the coding sequence ATGTTTACGCATGCGCTGAACGAACATTCCGAGCTGCTTCGGTTTTCGACCTCAGGAAGTGTCGACGACGGCAAAAGCACGCTGATCGGCCGTCTGCTCTACGACACAAAGCTGATTTTTGAGGACACGCTGGAGGCGCTCAAGCGGTCCGCAGACTTGACCGGCGAGGGCACCATCAACCTCGCGAACCTCACCGACGGCCTCCGCGCCGAGCGCGAGCAAGGCATCACGATTGATGTCGCCTACCGTTATTTCGCGACGCCCCGCCGAAAGTTTATCGTCGCCGACACGCCCGGGCACATCCAGTACACGCGCAACATGGTCACTGGCGCGTCGACCGCGAACCTCGCGATTATTCTGGTCGATGCGCGTCTTGGGGTCGTCGAGCAGACACGGCGGCACGCCTACATCGCGTCGATGCTGCGGATCCCGCACCTTGTCGTCTGCGTGAACAAAATGGACCTGGTCGGTTTCTCAGAGGCGACCTTTAATGCGATCCGCGAGGAGTTCATGGATTTCGCCGCGCGGCTGGAGATCCGAGACATCGCCTTCATCCCGATTTCCGCGCTGCTGGGCGACAATGTGGTGGAGCGTTCGGCGAACATGCCCTGGTATTCGGGCCCGCCGCTGTTGAGGCACCTTGAAGAAGTTTACATCGGCACAGACTGGGACCTAACCTCGCCCCGGTTTCCCGTGCAGTATGTCGTGCGGCCGCGCGATGACCGCTGGCATGATTTCCGCGGGCTGGCGGGCCAGATCATGGGCGGCGTGTTCAAAGTCGGCGACCCGGTCAAGGTGTTGCCCAGCGGAAAGGTCTCGCGCATCGCGGGGATCCACACCTATGACGGCCCGCGGGACGAGGCGTTCGCCCCGATGTCCGTCCAGATCCTGCTCGCCGACGACCTCGACGTGAGCCGCGGCGACATGCTCGCACATCCCGACAACCTGCCGTACGTTGCCTCCGACCTGGAGGCCCGAGTCTGCTGGATGCACGAGGAACCGCTGCGCCCGAATCGGAAGTACGCCATTCGCCATACCACGCGATTTACCCGGTGCATTGTGCGCGAAATCCGGTCCCGTTTTGATTTTACCACCCTGCAGGCTCAACGTCCCGCCCCCGAGCTCGGGCTCAATGACGTAGGCCGGATCAGCCTGCGGACAATGTCTCCAATCTGTTTCGACCCCTACGAGCGAAACCGGTACACCGGCAGTTTCATTTTGATCGACGAGGCGACGAATGCGACTGTTGCGGCCGGGATGATCCTCGAGCCGCCCAAATCAATGCCCGCCACCGATGAGGCGGAATACATCATCTAA
- the hemC gene encoding hydroxymethylbilane synthase, whose amino-acid sequence MDAPRLIVISRGSRLARVQTEEALQAIRPLLDPRTHIERATLDTPGDRDLQTPLTDPRLPDDFFTRDLDRALLEGRADIAVHSAKDLPQRPVPGLAVAALLPARDIREALVVRHGVDPENPAVIGTSSPRRESETRKLFPHAVLKPLRGSIEQRLQQLDRGEFDAVIMAACALERLGLSARIARFLPFEPVPQQGRLAIVVREDRKDLLKLLRAVDVRRTAGLVAIVGCPAAFDLISHRAERYLERAEVILHDRLVPDEILSRYAGRLVFVGKTGGGPSTPQFEIHRRMLHEAEAGKLVVRLHGGDPGIYGHLGEEIEFLTNWNIRFDVVPAPTAAQLAAARAHAPLTHRGHNPRITLATARPGDGFEDAPFTGPEVGPLAIYMGVLSAAEVAQKLREAGWPDQTDVLVAERIGYHDERIRRLALSDLPQESIDTPATFLVGLRAFPPPRYTLFTGTDPDHFLEHGPLLHWPMIRLEALSLEERAARLTESLARVRGILFPSRFAVRAVMEALLSASDVRALAGKTLLAVGPSTAADLRAYGLRADGAADHYGGIRSLRDRLPAEPGGVYLYPCSDAAPLPEREEALRERGVELLPVIFYRNVPEPPRPLPRLPFTRVIFTSTSTVRAYFERYPDERRARREWLAVGPSTLRALQELGLDAESLPAPRGAD is encoded by the coding sequence GTGGACGCCCCGCGTCTGATCGTCATCTCGCGTGGCAGCCGGCTGGCCCGGGTGCAGACGGAGGAGGCGCTTCAAGCCATTCGCCCGCTGCTCGACCCGCGGACACATATTGAACGGGCCACTCTCGACACACCCGGAGACCGCGACCTGCAAACCCCTCTGACCGATCCCCGACTTCCAGACGACTTTTTCACACGTGACCTCGACCGGGCCCTTTTGGAGGGCCGTGCGGACATCGCAGTCCACTCCGCCAAGGACCTGCCGCAGCGGCCGGTCCCCGGGCTCGCAGTGGCAGCGCTGCTGCCCGCCCGGGACATCCGGGAGGCGCTCGTCGTCCGGCACGGCGTGGATCCCGAAAATCCTGCGGTGATCGGCACCAGCAGCCCGCGCCGCGAATCCGAAACGCGCAAACTGTTTCCTCATGCGGTTCTCAAACCGCTTCGGGGCTCGATTGAGCAGCGCCTCCAGCAACTGGATCGCGGTGAGTTTGACGCCGTCATCATGGCCGCATGCGCCCTCGAGCGCCTGGGGCTTTCCGCGCGCATTGCCCGCTTCCTTCCATTTGAACCGGTTCCGCAGCAGGGGCGCCTTGCGATTGTCGTCCGCGAGGACCGAAAGGATCTTCTGAAGCTGTTGCGTGCGGTGGATGTCCGACGCACCGCGGGCTTGGTCGCGATCGTCGGGTGCCCGGCCGCATTCGACCTGATCTCCCACCGCGCGGAGCGGTATTTGGAGCGGGCGGAAGTGATTTTGCATGACCGGCTCGTCCCGGACGAAATTTTGTCGCGATATGCCGGCCGCCTAGTTTTTGTCGGCAAAACCGGAGGCGGCCCGTCCACGCCCCAGTTTGAAATTCACCGGCGGATGCTTCACGAGGCGGAAGCCGGGAAGCTGGTTGTGCGGCTTCATGGCGGAGATCCAGGGATTTATGGCCACCTCGGCGAGGAAATCGAATTTCTGACCAACTGGAATATCCGGTTTGATGTGGTTCCCGCGCCAACGGCTGCCCAGTTGGCGGCGGCCCGCGCGCACGCGCCCCTCACGCACCGCGGGCATAATCCCAGGATCACGCTCGCCACGGCCCGCCCGGGGGACGGATTCGAGGACGCCCCTTTCACCGGTCCGGAGGTCGGGCCGCTGGCCATTTATATGGGCGTTCTTAGCGCTGCCGAGGTAGCGCAAAAACTTCGGGAGGCCGGCTGGCCGGATCAGACCGATGTGCTCGTTGCGGAGCGGATCGGGTACCACGATGAGCGGATTCGGCGACTGGCGTTGTCGGACCTGCCTCAGGAATCCATCGATACGCCGGCGACCTTCCTTGTTGGGCTCCGCGCGTTTCCCCCGCCGCGGTACACGTTGTTTACCGGCACGGACCCTGACCATTTCCTTGAGCACGGGCCGCTCCTCCACTGGCCGATGATCCGGCTTGAGGCACTGTCGCTGGAGGAGCGTGCAGCGCGGCTCACTGAGTCGCTGGCCCGTGTGCGCGGGATTTTGTTTCCCTCGCGCTTCGCGGTTCGCGCCGTGATGGAGGCGCTGCTATCCGCGTCGGACGTGCGCGCGCTGGCCGGTAAGACGCTGCTGGCAGTAGGCCCGTCGACGGCCGCGGACCTGCGGGCCTACGGATTGCGGGCGGACGGCGCGGCCGACCATTACGGCGGGATTCGCAGCCTGCGCGACCGGCTGCCCGCTGAGCCGGGCGGTGTTTACCTCTACCCATGTTCGGATGCAGCCCCACTGCCCGAACGAGAAGAGGCGCTGCGTGAACGGGGCGTTGAACTGCTGCCGGTGATCTTCTACCGTAATGTGCCCGAACCGCCGCGGCCTCTGCCGCGTCTGCCCTTCACGCGTGTGATCTTCACCAGCACCTCGACTGTCCGAGCCTATTTCGAGCGCTACCCCGACGAGAGGCGGGCGCGGCGCGAGTGGCTGGCGGTGGGGCCATCGACCCTTCGGGCGCTGCAAGAGCTCGGACTGGACGCCGAGAGCCTGCCCGCCCCGCGCGGCGCGGATTGA
- a CDS encoding MotA/TolQ/ExbB proton channel family protein, which translates to MSEPKVSFPSGERPGTSVNMGLVVLLAIGMDFAVLGAIYTLEDTFLRDLFMGRTEIDTSRLVFQGLTMFMFCLSTMTVLLKRVKIRAEFRALRDIPLPDDLDMTDLPRLVGVYNEIAEIPKWEKRMVYTRVMRVLAMWINSRDLERTSQYARENSEMDVFASDASFRANRLFIWAMPLLGFLGTVYGVSYGIGGFAEFLRGDVSAEDIKFQVGLITQGLAVAFYTTLVGLWTAGAAAFPSMAAERREEQLLGEIDALIEERLTSRMPSIRKTEFPVEAITAMREDIGHMAEALSAPLRDLIASIEDGFRRLPSPQRYEEVFAQAITRASDMINDKYSQFQIRYEVRIGELGEQLAARLQDVSERFRLGAEMVANRLEGQARAIEQSGARAVEQQAAAVQSYLATLDQASEREAARWKEVSDDLRRQVGDASEQLGRAVQSLREATSLAAKGADEAARGLAEQMTRLIDVGTRIESLLQATRAVEVAMADIAGSVEFRAALADLRRHLQTTDDLIRRLSKPRQIILTEARAG; encoded by the coding sequence ATGAGCGAACCGAAAGTTTCATTTCCCAGCGGGGAACGCCCCGGAACCTCCGTCAACATGGGATTGGTAGTCCTTCTGGCGATTGGGATGGATTTTGCCGTTCTCGGCGCGATCTACACCCTCGAGGACACATTTCTTCGGGACCTGTTCATGGGGCGGACAGAAATCGATACCTCACGGCTCGTGTTCCAAGGGTTGACGATGTTCATGTTTTGCCTTTCGACGATGACAGTCCTGCTCAAGCGCGTGAAGATTCGGGCCGAATTCCGAGCATTGCGCGACATTCCGCTGCCGGACGACTTGGATATGACCGATCTGCCGCGACTGGTGGGCGTCTACAACGAGATCGCCGAAATTCCAAAATGGGAAAAGCGAATGGTCTACACCCGTGTGATGCGGGTCCTGGCCATGTGGATCAACTCCCGCGACCTCGAGCGCACCAGCCAGTATGCCCGCGAAAACAGTGAAATGGATGTATTCGCTTCGGACGCGTCATTTCGGGCCAATCGTCTCTTCATCTGGGCCATGCCGCTGCTGGGCTTTCTGGGCACGGTCTACGGCGTCAGCTATGGCATTGGTGGCTTTGCGGAATTTCTACGCGGCGATGTATCCGCGGAGGACATCAAATTCCAGGTCGGCCTGATCACGCAGGGTCTCGCGGTGGCGTTTTACACGACCCTGGTGGGATTGTGGACGGCCGGGGCGGCTGCGTTCCCCAGCATGGCAGCCGAGCGCCGCGAGGAGCAGCTTCTCGGCGAGATCGATGCGCTGATCGAAGAGCGGCTGACCTCGCGGATGCCGTCAATCCGCAAAACGGAGTTTCCCGTCGAGGCGATCACTGCCATGCGGGAAGACATCGGCCATATGGCGGAGGCGCTCTCCGCGCCGCTGCGCGACCTCATCGCGTCGATCGAGGATGGCTTCCGACGCCTGCCAAGTCCACAACGGTATGAGGAGGTGTTTGCCCAGGCCATCACCCGGGCAAGCGACATGATCAACGACAAGTACAGCCAGTTCCAGATCCGCTACGAGGTCCGCATCGGCGAGTTGGGCGAACAGCTCGCCGCCCGGCTTCAGGATGTCTCCGAGCGCTTCCGCCTGGGCGCCGAGATGGTCGCAAATCGGCTTGAAGGCCAGGCGCGGGCCATCGAACAGAGTGGAGCGCGTGCGGTCGAACAGCAGGCGGCCGCCGTTCAGAGTTACCTGGCCACGCTCGATCAGGCCAGCGAACGCGAGGCCGCGCGCTGGAAGGAGGTATCCGACGACCTCCGCAGACAGGTGGGCGACGCATCGGAACAGCTTGGCCGAGCGGTGCAGTCGCTGCGGGAGGCGACGTCGCTCGCGGCGAAGGGAGCCGACGAGGCCGCACGCGGACTGGCCGAGCAAATGACGAGGTTGATCGACGTCGGCACGCGCATCGAATCGCTGCTCCAGGCAACCCGGGCTGTCGAAGTTGCCATGGCTGACATCGCGGGAAGCGTGGAATTCCGCGCGGCCCTTGCGGATCTCCGGCGGCACCTGCAGACAACGGACGATCTGATCCGGCGCCTTTCGAAGCCGCGCCAGATCATCCTGACGGAAGCACGAGCCGGGTAA
- the murA gene encoding UDP-N-acetylglucosamine 1-carboxyvinyltransferase, whose translation MTVSRFVIRGGRRLSGELAPAGNKNAALPMLTACLLTDEPVTLRNVPMIADVHVMLELLELVGVDIRVEGRTVVLCARRVRRTRLDRSLCKRVRASILFAGPLLARAGRATIPPPGGDVIGRRRVDTHLSALRALGAKFEGGDSLRFVARRLRGTRVLLEEASVTATENLMMAAALAEGETTVLNAACEPHVQDLGILLAKMGARIEGLGTNRLRIEGVERLGGAEHEIGPDYIEAGSYLAAAAVTGGELTVRPFGDTDVQAVIGRVFSRLGITWRAEGHAVHQPAQTRLRVRRDFGGAVPKVEDGVWPMFPSDLMSVAIVLATQARGSILFFEKLFESRMYFVDRLIEMGARIVQCDPHRVVVEGPARLNGIHMSSPDIRAGMAMLIAALCARGESVIDNAQVIDRGYERADERLRELGADIERVE comes from the coding sequence GTGACCGTGAGCCGATTCGTCATCAGGGGCGGACGCCGCTTGTCCGGTGAACTCGCGCCAGCGGGAAACAAGAATGCCGCGCTGCCGATGCTGACAGCCTGCCTGCTGACCGACGAGCCTGTGACCCTGCGGAACGTGCCGATGATTGCCGACGTCCATGTGATGCTGGAACTATTAGAGCTCGTCGGCGTCGATATCCGCGTCGAGGGCAGGACGGTTGTCCTGTGCGCGAGGCGTGTCCGCCGCACCCGGTTGGACCGCTCGTTGTGCAAGCGGGTTCGCGCGTCCATCCTGTTTGCCGGACCGCTGCTGGCGCGAGCTGGGCGCGCCACCATTCCGCCGCCGGGCGGTGACGTGATTGGGCGGCGGCGCGTGGATACTCACCTTTCCGCCTTGCGCGCCCTGGGCGCAAAGTTCGAGGGCGGCGACAGCCTCCGATTTGTGGCAAGGCGTCTGCGCGGGACGCGTGTGCTGCTCGAGGAGGCGAGTGTCACCGCCACAGAAAATCTGATGATGGCGGCCGCTCTGGCCGAAGGAGAAACGACCGTCCTCAACGCGGCGTGTGAGCCGCACGTGCAGGACCTCGGAATCCTTTTGGCGAAAATGGGGGCGCGCATCGAAGGTCTGGGCACAAATCGATTGCGCATCGAGGGTGTGGAACGGCTGGGAGGCGCCGAGCACGAAATCGGTCCCGACTACATCGAGGCCGGGAGTTACCTGGCCGCTGCCGCCGTAACGGGTGGGGAGTTGACGGTTCGACCTTTCGGCGACACGGATGTTCAGGCTGTGATCGGCCGGGTCTTTTCGCGCCTAGGCATCACCTGGCGAGCCGAAGGCCACGCCGTCCATCAGCCCGCCCAAACCCGCCTCCGCGTAAGGCGGGATTTTGGCGGCGCGGTTCCTAAGGTCGAAGACGGCGTGTGGCCCATGTTCCCATCCGACTTGATGAGCGTGGCGATCGTCCTCGCCACGCAGGCGCGTGGCAGCATTCTTTTCTTCGAAAAGCTCTTCGAGAGCCGGATGTATTTTGTGGATCGGCTCATTGAGATGGGCGCCCGCATTGTCCAGTGTGATCCGCACCGCGTCGTCGTGGAGGGTCCGGCTCGCCTGAACGGAATCCACATGAGTTCGCCGGACATTCGGGCGGGCATGGCGATGCTGATCGCTGCTCTCTGCGCCCGCGGGGAGAGCGTCATCGACAACGCGCAGGTCATTGATCGCGGTTATGAGCGCGCCGACGAACGACTGCGGGAGCTTGGGGCGGACATTGAGCGGGTCGAATAG